The sequence CGCCTCGTTGTGGCCCGGGATCCTGGTCATCCTGGCCTTCTTCGCCGTGTACTTCCTGGTGGCCGAGCCCTTCACCCGGCTGTCCACCCCGGTGCTCACCGCCGTGGCGGCCGCGTCGGTGGTGGTGGGACCGCTGCTGTCGTTCCTGCTGGGCCCGGTGTTCGGCTACGAGGTGTCGGGACGCGGCCTGGTCCCCGAGGCCGCGGACCTGGCCAGTTGGTCCGGACTGGGCCGCGTACTGGTGGAACTGCTGCTCACCGGGGCGTATCCGCTGGCCACCTACTTCCCGTACGTGCTGGTCGGGATGGCCCTCGCCCGGCTGTGCGACGTGCGGCTGCGGTCGGTGGCCCGGCGGATGGCGGTGTGGGGGACGGCGGCCGCCGTCGCCGGGTACGGCTCGGCCTGGCTCGCGAGCCATGTGTTCGGCACCCGGCAGCGGCTGCTGGAGGCGATCGCCGTCCATCATCCGCAGGCCCTGTCCGCGGCCGATCCCGTACGGGAGGTCCTGGCCGGCCAGTACGGCGCCGTGCCCAGTACCTCCTGGTACTGGCTGCTGGTCGCCGACCCCTACAGCCAGACCCCGCCCGAGACCCTGGGCAACGCGGGCGTGGGCTGCGCCCTCATCGGCTTGTGCGCGCTCGCGGCGCGGCACGCGGTGGGTGTGCGCCTGCTGCGGCCGCTCACCCTGCTCGGGGCGATGGCGCTGAGCGCGTACGTCGTCCACGCGCTGGTGCTGGCCGGTCCGGCGCACGGCGCGGCGTCCTGGTCCGCCTGGCTGGCCTTCAGCGCCCTGGCCCTGGCCCTGACCTGGGCCTGGCAGCGGATCTGGGCCGACAGCCCGCTGCGCCGCGGCCCGGTGGAACACGTGCTGCGGCTGGCCACACGGGTGCGCGCCCCGGGCTGAATGTGCGTCATCACCCGTCCGTGTGACGGGGTTCGGCTCGCACGGCGCCGGTACGGCAGGGTGGGCGGATGCAGCTGCGCCGCGCCCTGCCCCTGACCTTTGCCCTTGCCCTTGCCGCGCTCGTGTTGACCACCGGGTGCGTGACGGTGCGTCCCGCCGCTCCCCCGGACGCGCCACGGGCGGCATCCGCGGCCGACCGTACGCAGGCCGGGCGATCGGCACCCCTCGCCCTGCCGTTGGGTCCCCTGCCGACAGCACCCGAATCCGCCTCACCTGCCTCGCCCGCATCATCCGCATCGCCCGCCTCGACCGTCCGGCCCGCGCCGCCCTCGATCCCGGAGGCCGGGCCGGCACCCGTTCGGGCCGCGGCCGAGCGGACGCATCGCCCGCGCCGTGCCGAGGCGAAGGCCCCACACCCCCGGCGACACGACCGGCGGGCGAAGCCGGCGGCGCCCTCGAAGCCCCGCAAGCGGCCGCCGACGGTGGCGAAGCCCCGGCCCGCGCCGCAGCGTTCGTACGACATGTCCGCCCTGTGCGAGGCGGCCGAGGGCACCGTGCACCCGTCCATCGTGGCCCTCTGCCGCTGAGGGCGTCTTGGTCCGTCGCACGGTTCGGGTCATGTCCTGGCAGGCCGCGGGGATACCCTCGGAGCCGCGGAACGGACGACACGGGGAGCCAGGAGCATGTACCACGCGGGGCCGTCGGCGGTGGACGCCGTACGGGCGCTGAAGGAGCTGGCGCGCGAGCGGCCGGACGAGCTGGAGCTCTTCGAGGGTTTCACGGACGCGGAGTTGGACGGTTGGGCCGTCCCGGTGCCCGAGGAGGTACGGGGCGTTCTGCGGGAGATCGGCGGCCTGGAGACCGAGGACCACGAGTACCGCTTCGGACCGCGCGGCCGTGAGGTGTTCACGGACGGCTGCTGGACCCTGGGCGAGACGGACTTCGGGGAGGGCTCGCTGATCGTGGGGGTCGGGGCCGCCGGCTGGGGGCCGGTCGTGGCCGTCAACCCGTGGGGGTCCGACCCGGATGTCACCGTCGAGGCACCGGACTTCACCACGTGGCTCGCCGGGTTCGCCGAACGACTCGCGGACGGGGTCGCGGACCGGCCGAGAGGCACGTTCTCCGTACCGGCCACCTCCACCGTCGCACTCGCCGAAGCAGATGAGCCAGGCCAGGCAGGCGAGGCGGGTCAGTCGGATGGGGCAGGCAGCGGGGTCGATCGTGAACTCGCCGCCCTCGTCGGCCGCGGCGACCCGCTCACCGATCTCGTCGACCTGCACGGCCTGCCGGGCTACCCGTGCTCCGTGGACTGGGAGCCGTACTTCTCCACCTTCCACAACACCGCCGACACCGGAAGCAGCGAGGTCCAGTTCGAGATCGTCGGTGAGGGGCGGGCCCTCCTGCTACGCAGCGTGGTCAGCGGGGACTTCCTCGGTCGGGCCGTACGCCGCCACCGCGTGCCGGCCGACGCCGCCCGGCGTGCGGTCGCCGAGCTGCGGGAACTGGCCGACAGCTGCCCCGGCCTCGTCGAGCTCGAAGCGGGCTGCGCCGACTCCGACATGGACGGCTGGTCGGTCCCGGTCCCCGAGGACGTCCGGACCGTGTTCCGGGAGATCGGCGGGGTGGCGATCGCGGGACTTCCGGCGCTGCGCCTGCTGCCGGGGGCGCCCGAGCACACCGTGGACCCCGAGCTGCACCGCATGCTGGGCGGCGACGGGTCGTACTGGCCGCTCGCCCGGATCGTGCACGGGCGCGGCCACGCGCTGGCGCAGGTCCGTATCGACCCGGCGACCGGCCGCTGGGGGTACGTCGTCTCCGTGCCCGGCGACGGTGAGAGCCTGCGGACGTACCCGGAGTTGGCGCTGCTCGCCGAGTCCCTGCCGGACCTGCTGCTGACCTTCG comes from Streptomyces virginiae and encodes:
- a CDS encoding DUF418 domain-containing protein, giving the protein MTGPAARAAAAGSGRLAGVDAVRGLAVLGMFAVHVGPGPEPEGAGYLLVAADGRAPALFTLLAGFSLVLAQRGQDPARRPAGWAHRWRPLLIRCALLAVLGLALASLWPGILVILAFFAVYFLVAEPFTRLSTPVLTAVAAASVVVGPLLSFLLGPVFGYEVSGRGLVPEAADLASWSGLGRVLVELLLTGAYPLATYFPYVLVGMALARLCDVRLRSVARRMAVWGTAAAVAGYGSAWLASHVFGTRQRLLEAIAVHHPQALSAADPVREVLAGQYGAVPSTSWYWLLVADPYSQTPPETLGNAGVGCALIGLCALAARHAVGVRLLRPLTLLGAMALSAYVVHALVLAGPAHGAASWSAWLAFSALALALTWAWQRIWADSPLRRGPVEHVLRLATRVRAPG